The Lepeophtheirus salmonis chromosome 1, UVic_Lsal_1.4, whole genome shotgun sequence genome has a segment encoding these proteins:
- the LOC121115130 gene encoding beta-1,4-galactosyltransferase 1, producing the protein MKRNTKVFYIFIICLLVPLNLYLNLRSNYKISDVYHNFIFWNDSNSSSYPNCENVIYQLKGDLLIRELPHNLDHFLDKVSMENLHVRSGGYFSPKLCNERASIRESVAIILPYRNRQEHLYTFLQHMHPILTRQRLEYKIYLVNQDGKDPFNRGKLINIGFTEAMKEKKWGCIIMHDVDYMPLNDNNLYTCWKNPHRMIAASSKWSYQYAWPYKTFFGGVAAIKPKQFRSVNGFFNEYYGWGAEDDDLAKRIGYNGMHIDILDKNEGLRIGKYKMLPHMKAHPAKDRLKKLNHTMSNMKKNGLNNLKYKIISKKNEALYTNLTVNLLYNT; encoded by the exons ATGAAAAGAAATACTAAagtgttttacatttttatcatcTGTCTTTTAGTGCCCCTGAACTTGTACCTGAATTTGAgaagtaattataaaatttcagatgtctatcataattttatattctggAATGATTCCAACTCCTCCTCCTACCCAAACTGCGAAAACGTAATATACCAACTCAAAGGGGATTTACTGATCCGTGAATTACCTCATAATCTAGATCATTTTCTGGATAAAGTATCTATGGAAAATTT acATGTTCGTTCAGGTGGATATTTTTCTCCCAAGCTATGCAATGAAAGAGCATCCATACGTGAATCGGTGGCCATCATTTTACCCTATCGAAACCGGCAAGAGcatttatatacatttcttCAGCATATGCACCCAATCCTTACACGCCAAAGACTTGAGTACAAAATTTATCTCGTTAATCAA GACGGGAAGGATCCGTTTAATCGAGGAAAGCTCATCAACATTGGGTTCACAGAGGCcatgaaagaaaagaaatgggGATGTATTATCATGCATGACGTGGATTATATGCCGCTTaacgataataatttatatacatgcTGGAAAAAT ccTCATCGTATGATAGCTGCATCTAGTAAATGGTCCTATCAATATGC ATGGCCCTACAAAACTTTCTTCGGAGGTGTTGCTGCCATCAAACCAAAACAATTTCGAAGTGTCAACGGGTTCTTTAACGAATATTATGGATGGGGAGCTGAAGATGACGATTTAGCCAAAAGGATTGGCTACAATGGTATGCACATTGATATTTTGGATAAGAATGAAGGATTACGAATCGGGAA gtACAAAATGCTTCCACATATGAAAGCCCATCCTGCAAAAGATCGCTTGAAAAAACTAAATCATACAAtgtcaaatatgaagaaaaatggactcaacaatttaaaatataaaattatatcgaaaaaaaatgaGGCATTGTACACTAATCTCACAGTCAATCTCCTTTACAATACCTAA